A window from Chryseobacterium vaccae encodes these proteins:
- a CDS encoding helix-turn-helix domain-containing protein codes for MTFGQQMLFFFSAVGAFNGLLLGIYLLFVKKLKYIPDFFLGLLLLMLSIRVGISVCIYFYPDWPRIIPHLGLAALFFTGPALYYYVRSSYQQTFDFRKCSTSFGIMTLVLGIVGLLYLAFPITWDHYFGTFIYTVWFIFVFLAAYQFYVFSKGNAKSSGKFVFPVLISNVIIFLAYQLISTGWVQIYCAGGSLVFSFVFYANFLILFNKKYNHEPVKEINKYSNKKISGELADSFTSRLERLMSSGELYKNPNLKLGDLAMEMNMSAHQLSQLLNDNLGKSFSIYINEYRINEACEKIENGSYLKIEEIGYEVGFNSKSTFFSTFKKIKNTTPMLYKQSQMPVESELQSSNL; via the coding sequence ATGACCTTTGGACAGCAGATGCTATTTTTCTTCAGTGCAGTAGGAGCTTTCAATGGGCTTTTGCTGGGCATTTATCTGTTGTTTGTCAAAAAACTGAAATACATCCCGGATTTTTTCCTTGGCCTTCTGCTTTTGATGCTGAGTATAAGGGTTGGGATTTCTGTTTGTATTTATTTTTATCCGGACTGGCCTAGAATCATTCCCCATTTAGGATTGGCCGCCTTGTTCTTTACAGGTCCGGCTTTGTATTATTATGTCAGATCTTCCTATCAACAAACATTTGATTTCAGGAAATGCAGCACTTCTTTTGGTATAATGACTCTTGTTTTAGGGATCGTAGGGTTGTTGTATTTAGCCTTTCCCATTACCTGGGATCATTATTTCGGAACCTTTATTTATACAGTTTGGTTTATCTTCGTTTTCCTTGCTGCATATCAGTTCTATGTTTTCTCAAAAGGAAATGCAAAAAGCTCCGGTAAATTCGTTTTTCCTGTACTCATCAGTAATGTGATCATCTTCTTAGCCTATCAGTTGATTTCCACTGGCTGGGTTCAAATTTACTGTGCAGGAGGAAGTCTTGTATTTTCGTTCGTGTTCTATGCGAACTTTTTGATCCTCTTCAATAAGAAATACAATCACGAACCTGTAAAGGAAATTAATAAATATTCCAATAAAAAGATATCAGGAGAGCTGGCAGACAGTTTTACTTCCAGGTTGGAAAGATTGATGAGTTCAGGGGAATTGTATAAAAACCCTAACTTGAAATTGGGTGATCTGGCCATGGAAATGAATATGTCCGCTCACCAGCTCTCTCAATTATTGAATGACAATTTGGGTAAAAGCTTTTCAATCTATATCAATGAATATCGAATCAATGAGGCTTGTGAAAAGATAGAAAACGGGTCTTATCTCAAGATAGAGGAGATTGGATATGAGGTGGGATTCAATTCCAAGTCAACATTTTTCTCTACTTTCAAAAAAATAAAAAATACTACTCCCATGCTATATAAGCAGTCGCAAATGCCTGTGGAGTCAGAACTTCAGAGTTCAAATTTATAA
- the eno gene encoding phosphopyruvate hydratase, whose protein sequence is MSAISFIEARQILDSRGNPTIEVDVFTESGAMGRAAVPSGASTGEHEAVELRDGGSEYMGKGVLKAVENVREVIAENLIGQPVFEQNFIDKIMIDLDGTANKGNLGANAILGVSLAVARAAAAELGMPLYKYVGGVNANTLPVPMMNVINGGSHSDAPIAFQEFMIMPVKADSFSHALRKGTEIFHNLKSILHSRGLSTAVGDEGGFAPTFKGTEDALDTLLQAIEKAGYKPGDDIMLALDCAASEFYKDGIYDYRKFQTADAAQFSSSEQVSYLAELAAKYPIISIEDGMQENDWEGWKMLTDKIGDRVQLVGDDLFVTNVERLSRGVKEGIANSILVKVNQIGSLSETMAAVQMAQNNKFTSVMSHRSGETEDATIADLAVAMNCGQIKTGSASRSDRMAKYNQLLRIEEALGDTAIFPGLEAFKIKR, encoded by the coding sequence ATGAGTGCAATTTCTTTCATAGAAGCGAGACAAATTCTGGATTCCAGAGGTAATCCTACCATTGAAGTAGATGTATTTACGGAAAGCGGTGCCATGGGGCGCGCAGCAGTTCCTTCAGGAGCTTCTACCGGTGAACACGAAGCCGTAGAATTACGTGACGGAGGTTCGGAATACATGGGAAAAGGAGTTCTGAAAGCAGTTGAAAATGTAAGAGAGGTAATTGCAGAAAACCTTATCGGGCAGCCTGTTTTTGAGCAGAATTTTATCGATAAGATCATGATTGATCTTGACGGAACTGCCAATAAAGGAAATCTAGGTGCGAATGCAATTTTAGGAGTTTCTTTAGCGGTTGCAAGAGCTGCAGCTGCTGAACTGGGAATGCCTTTATATAAATATGTAGGAGGAGTAAACGCCAATACACTTCCGGTTCCTATGATGAATGTTATCAACGGTGGTTCGCACTCAGATGCGCCTATCGCATTCCAGGAATTTATGATCATGCCGGTAAAAGCAGATTCTTTCTCTCATGCATTGAGAAAAGGAACTGAAATTTTCCACAACCTGAAATCGATTCTTCATTCAAGAGGGCTGTCTACCGCGGTAGGTGACGAAGGAGGTTTTGCTCCTACTTTCAAAGGAACTGAAGATGCTTTGGATACACTGCTTCAGGCTATCGAAAAAGCAGGATATAAGCCTGGTGACGATATTATGCTGGCATTAGACTGTGCTGCTTCAGAATTCTACAAAGACGGAATTTATGATTACAGAAAATTCCAGACTGCGGATGCTGCTCAGTTCTCAAGCAGCGAGCAGGTTTCTTACCTTGCCGAATTGGCTGCTAAATACCCAATTATTTCTATTGAAGACGGTATGCAGGAAAATGACTGGGAAGGATGGAAAATGCTTACGGATAAAATAGGAGACAGAGTACAGCTTGTAGGAGACGATTTATTCGTAACCAATGTTGAAAGATTGTCAAGAGGAGTAAAAGAAGGTATTGCGAATTCAATCCTTGTAAAAGTAAACCAGATTGGTTCTCTTTCTGAAACAATGGCTGCCGTGCAAATGGCTCAGAATAACAAATTCACTTCCGTAATGTCTCACAGGTCAGGAGAAACTGAAGACGCTACCATTGCAGATCTTGCAGTAGCTATGAATTGCGGACAAATCAAAACAGGTTCAGCTTCAAGATCAGACAGAATGGCGAAATACAACCAGCTTTTAAGAATTGAAGAAGCATTGGGCGATACTGCAATTTTCCCAGGTTTAGAAGCATTTAAAATAAAAAGATAA
- a CDS encoding citrate synthase — protein sequence MSDNKVILNYAGNSYEYPIVDSTIGDRGIDISKLRDQTGLITLDLGYKNTGATISDITYLDGDKGELFYRGYPIEQIAEKSNFTEVMYLLLHGELPTAGQFTSFENNIKKYNFVAEEMKKIIDAFPRSAHPMGVLSSLTSALTAFNPKAVNVNSKEEMDHAAELMIAKFSHLCAWTYRKTLGLPLNHGDNSLNYVENFYKMAFRLPNEEFEIDPVVAGALDKLLILHADHEQNCSTSTVRMVGSAHTGLFASISAGVSALWGPLHGGANQAVIEMLELIEKDGGDVNKWVAKAKDKNDSFRLMGFGHRVYKNFDPRAKIIKKAADDILNALGIQDKALDIAMQLEKVALEDEYFVERKLYPNVDFYSGIIYRALGIPTEMFTVMFALGRLPGWISQWKEMRLKGDPIGRPRQVYQGAQQRNYVDISNR from the coding sequence ATGTCAGACAACAAAGTAATATTGAATTACGCAGGTAATTCATATGAATATCCCATCGTGGATAGCACTATCGGGGACAGAGGGATTGATATTTCAAAATTAAGAGACCAGACAGGTTTGATTACTCTGGATTTAGGGTACAAAAATACAGGAGCTACAATTAGCGACATCACTTACCTTGATGGAGATAAAGGAGAATTATTCTACAGAGGTTATCCAATCGAACAGATTGCTGAAAAATCTAACTTCACAGAAGTAATGTACCTTTTATTACACGGTGAATTACCAACTGCTGGTCAGTTTACTTCTTTCGAAAACAACATCAAAAAATATAACTTCGTAGCAGAGGAGATGAAAAAAATCATCGATGCTTTCCCTCGTTCTGCTCACCCTATGGGAGTTTTATCTTCTTTAACTTCCGCTTTAACTGCATTCAACCCGAAAGCCGTTAACGTAAACTCTAAAGAAGAAATGGATCACGCTGCTGAGCTGATGATCGCTAAATTCTCTCACCTTTGTGCGTGGACTTACAGAAAAACTTTAGGTTTACCGCTTAACCATGGAGATAACAGCCTTAACTACGTAGAGAACTTCTACAAAATGGCTTTCAGATTACCTAACGAAGAATTCGAAATCGATCCGGTTGTAGCTGGAGCTCTTGATAAATTATTAATCCTTCACGCAGATCACGAACAAAACTGTTCTACTTCTACAGTAAGAATGGTAGGTTCTGCTCATACAGGTCTTTTTGCATCTATCTCTGCAGGGGTTTCTGCACTTTGGGGACCACTTCACGGTGGGGCAAACCAGGCTGTAATCGAAATGCTTGAGCTTATCGAAAAAGATGGTGGAGATGTTAACAAATGGGTAGCAAAAGCAAAAGATAAGAATGATAGCTTCCGTTTGATGGGCTTCGGACACAGAGTTTACAAAAACTTTGACCCAAGAGCGAAAATTATTAAAAAAGCTGCTGACGATATCCTTAACGCATTAGGAATTCAGGATAAAGCTCTTGATATTGCAATGCAGTTAGAAAAAGTAGCTCTTGAAGATGAGTACTTCGTAGAAAGAAAACTATATCCAAACGTAGATTTCTATTCAGGAATTATCTACAGAGCATTAGGAATTCCTACAGAAATGTTTACTGTAATGTTTGCATTAGGAAGACTTCCTGGATGGATCTCTCAATGGAAAGAAATGAGATTAAAAGGAGACCCAATCGGAAGACCAAGACAGGTTTACCAAGGTGCTCAACAAAGAAACTATGTAGATATTTCAAACAGATAA